Sequence from the Lepisosteus oculatus isolate fLepOcu1 chromosome 13, fLepOcu1.hap2, whole genome shotgun sequence genome:
GTACTGCCTTGCATTTTTCAATGTAGTCTACAATTCAAACaactttatgatttttttaaaaggtatcTTGTGAAAtgtcaacaaaatgaaaaaggaacAACCTTAATTATTTCCCCATTTCGCTTTTTCAGTACCGGGTTCTGTCACCAATTTAACTACAAGAAGCATCACCACAAGTTCCCTGCTTCTGAGCTGGACAGCTCCATCTGGAAATGTAGGGAGCTACAGAGTTGAAGTCAGTGGACcgactgctcagtctctgacagtgAGCACTTCATCAGTTCAGATCACTGGGCTGAGCCCTGGAAGCAATTACTCCCTGCAAGTTGTTGCCGTAGCTGCAGACAATGTTACTGTTGGATCTCCAGTCtccatcacaacatttacaggtgagtgcaggaagttcaacatgaggaatttaaaattcacatccAAATCTTAGTCCTTAGCTCACTTTCAAGAATATCAGTTTCTGGAATTCTGAAATTGAATTGTCATATTTCATGATAGAGATGTATAAGACAATGATTTGAGGAAAggacatattattttatattgatcTTCACTCTTGTCATTTATCTTTCATCATATCATATAAATTCATGTTGAATTatgctttcattaaatatgCCAACTTTTGTGAAATCTGCCCTTTTCTGGAAAATGCCTTATAATTCATGTTGCATTTTTTCCAGCATAAAATATTGTCAATTTTTATCTAGATATGTTGCCTGTAGTCAACAACTTCTCAAATTCTCCCCTTTTCAATGTCTTTCTTCTCTCATTCAGTGCCTGGTTCCATCACCAATTTGAGTGCAACTTACATCACCACAAGTTCCCTGCTTCTGAGCTGGACAGCCCCATCTGGAAATGTAGGGAGCTACAGAGTTGAAGTCAGTGGACcgactgctcagtctctgacagtgAGCACTTCATCAGTTCAGATCACTGGGCTGAGCCCTGGAAGCAATTACTCCCTGCAAGTTCTTGCCGTAGCTGcagacaatattaattttggggCTCCAACGtccatcacaacatttacaggTGAGGTTAACATCTTTGAAGTCAAAAATGGTAATACATATGCAAAGCTCAGTCATGTCTGAAACATTCAAATAAGTCCAGTGGCTCCATTTAAGCtattttactgttgttaaaCTTTAATGGAAAAGTCTAAAAGAAGCTTTTAAGTAAatcatatattatttttaaactcaTTTTCTCATTACAGTTTTGTGTATATTTAATTCATCATTAACCTATAAtagttttagaaacattttgggATTTTACTTAGATCACACATTGTCTGAGAGTACTGCCTTGTATTTATCAATGTAGTCTACAAGTCAAGCAAccttatgatttttttaaaaggtatcTTATGAAAtgtcaacaaaatgaaaaaggaacAACCTTAATTATTTCCCCATTTCTATTTTTCAGTGCCAGGTTCTGTCACCAGTTTAACTACAAGAAGCATCACCACAAGTTCACTGGTTCTGAGCTGGACAGCTCCATCTGGAGATGTAGGGAGCTACAGAGTTGAAGTCAGTGGACCAACTGCTCAGTTTCTGACATTGAGCACTTCATCAGTTCAGATCACTGGGCTGAGCCCTGGAAGCAATTACTCCCTGCAAGTTGTTGCCGTAGCTGCAGACAATGTTACTGTTGGGTCTCCAGTCtccatcacaacatttacaggtgagtgcaggaagttcaacacgaggaatttaaaattcacatccAAATCTTAGTCAGCTCACTTTCAAGAATATCAGTTTCTGGAATTCTGAAATTGAATTGCCATATTTTCATTGATAGAGATGCATAAGAAAATGATTTGAGGAAGggacatattattttatattgatcTTCACTCTTGTAATTTATCTTTCATCATATCAAATAAATTCACTTTGAATTATGCTTTTATTAAATATGCCAACTTTTGTGAAATCTGCCTTTTTTCTAGAAAATGCCTTATAATTCATGTTGCATTTTTTCCAACATAAAATATTGTCAGTTTTTATCTAGATATGTTGCGTGTAGTCAACAACTTCTCAAATTCTCCCCTTTTCAATGTCTTTCTTCTCTCATTCAGTGCCTGGTTCCATCACCAATTTGAGTGCAACTTACATCACCACAAGTTCCCTGCTTCTGAGCTGGACAGCTCCATCTGGAAATGTAGGGAGCTACAGAGTTGAAGTCAGTGGACcgactgctcagtctctgacagtgAGCACTTCATCAGTTCAGATCACTGGGCTGAGCCCTGGAAGCAATTACTCCCTGCAAGTTGTTGCTGTAGCTGCAGACAATGTTACTGTTGGGTCTCCAGTCtccatcacaacatttacaggtgagtgcaggaagttcaacacgaggaatttaaaattcacatccAAATCTTAGTCCTTAGCTCACTCTTAAGAATATCAGTTTCTGGAATTCTGAAATTGAATTGTCATATTTTCATGATAGAGATGTATAAGACAATGATTAGAGGAAAGGACATATTTTATATCGATCTTCACTCTTGTCATTTATCTTTCGTCATATCAAATAAATTCACATTGAATAATGCTTTCATTAAACATGCCAACTTTTCTGAAATCTGCCCTTTTCTAGAAAATGCCTTATGATTCATATTGGATTTTTTCCAACATAATATGTTATCAGTTTTTATCTAGATATCTTGTGTAGTGTAAAAAACTTGTCAAATCCTCTCTTTTTCAATATATCTTTCTTTCTCTAATTCAGTGCCTGGTTCCATCACCAATTTGACTGcaagtgacatcaccacaagttccctgcttctgagctggacagctccatctggaaatgtagggagctacagagttgaagtcagtggaccgactgctcagtctctgacagtgAGCACTTCATCAGTTCAGATCACTGGGTTGAGCCCTGGAAGTAATTACTCCCTGCAAGTTGTTGCTGTAGCTGcagacaatattaattttggggCTCCAACGtccatcacaacatttacaggTGAGGGTAACATCTTTGAAGTCAAAAATGGTAATACATATGCAAAGCTCAGTCATGTCTGAAACATTTATCTAAGTCCAGTGGCTCCATTTAAGCtattttactgttgttaaaCTTTAATGGAAAAGTCTAAAAGAAGCTTTTAAGTAAATCatctattatttttaaactcaTTTTCTCATTACAGTTTTGTGTATATTTAATTCATCATTAATCTAAtagttttagaaacattttgggATTTTACTTAGATCACACATTGTCTGAGAGTACTGCCTTGCATTTTTCAATGTAGTCTACAATTCAAACaactttatgatttttttaaaaggtatcTTATGAAATgtcaacaaaatgaaaaggaacAACCTTAATTATTTCCCCATTTCGCTTTTTCAGTGCCGGGTTCTGTCACCAATTTAACTATAAGAAGCATCACCACAAGTTCCCTGCTTCTGAGCTGGACAGCTCCATCTGGAAATGTAGGGAGCTACAGAGTTGAAGTCAGTGGACcgactgctcagtctctgacagtgAGCACTTCATCAGTTCAGATCACTGGGCTGAGCCCTGGAAGCAATTACTCCCTGCAAGTTGTTGCCGTAGCTGCAGACAATGTTACTGTTGGGTCTCCAGTCtccatcacaacatttacaggtgagtgcaggaagttcaacatgaggaatttaaaattcacatccAAATCTTAGTCCTTAGCTCACTTTCAAGAATATCAGTTTCTGGAATTCTGAAATTGAATTGCCATATTTTCATTGATAGAGATGCATAAGAAAATGATTTGAGGAAAggacatattattttatattgatcTTCACTCTTGTCATTTATCTTTCATCATATCAAATAAATTCACATTGAATTatgctttcattaaatatgCCAACTTTTGTGAAATCTGCCTTTTTTCTAGAAAATGCCTTATAATTCATGTTGCATTTTTTCCAACATAAAATATTGTCAATTTTTATCTAGATATGTTGCGTGTAGTCAACAACTTCTCCCCTTTTCAATGTCTTTCTTCTCTCATTTAGTGCCTGGTTCCATCACCAATTTGAGTGCAACTTACATCACCACAAGTTCCCTGCTTATGAGCTGGACAGCTCCATCTGGAAATGTAGGGAGCTACAGAGTTGAAGTCAGTGGACcgactgctcagtctctgacagtgAGCACTTCATCAGTTCAGATCACTGGGCTGAGCCCTGGAAGCAATTACTCCCTGCAAGTTGTTGCCGTAGCTGCAGACAATGTTACTGAAGGGGCTCCAGTGtccatcacaacatttacaggTGAGTGCAGTATCTCTGAAATCAAGAACTTTAATTCAGGTCCAATGCTCAATGATATTTTTGCAATCAATCAAGTAAGTCACATTAAGCAGTGCTTATAACACATTTGTTTATATCAAAGTGTTCCCACTCAGTTTTTCTCTGTGTCCCCCACGACCCcaaattttacagtatgtaaaggatGGATATATGGGAAGGAGAAAATACTTTGGGTTGAActtactgtttttatatttccctttttttctcagatttaattatggtatatatatttatatactgtatatcatattgTTGCCATCACAAATGGATCCAAATAGTCTCATCTTATATTTAGACTTTTCAAATTATGTTACTTAATGAATAAATATAACAGGTTATTTATCATAATCAACcttcttgtttttaatgttgtgtTAATAAAACTATTTGAACATAGAGTgccttgcaaaattattcaggTTCTTCCCGTGGTGTTTTGTGAACTTTCAAGATGatgcatacatattttaatattttaatattttgtttataaCATCAGTATTGAAACTGAAATCGTCTAATGCTGTTCCCGAtctcaaaaatgtaaaattcttgATTGCTTAAATATTCAGACCCATGAACTCAATATTTGTTAAAAGCCCTTTGACAGCAATTACAGACGCAACTTGTTCTTGGTAAATCTGTATTGACTTTGCATACTGTTGTGGTGCAATTCTTTCCCATTCTTTTGATCATGCTTTGTCTTGTTGCTTGAGCAATTGTGAATCAACAGTTTTTAAGCCTTTCCACAGAATCTAAGATTAAAGTCAGTGACTGGGTTATACAATACTCTCACTTATTCTTATGctacacttacagtatctcCTGTCCTGTAGTTTGAATTAATATCCAAATGGATTACGttttgtcccagttttaggtctgaaATAGGctttcctgtaggtttttgCTAGAACTATGCTCCATCTATCTTTACACCACTATTGGCAAGCTTTTCACTCCGGAGAAGAAGCATTCCCTTCAAATGAACTCTGTAGCTGTTTCAAAATTGTTGTTGGCCTCCTAGTGGCATCTCTTAACAGTTTCCTCATTGCCCAggtgctcagtttggagggacatCTAGGCAGTAACCGCTGGAAAGCTGCAACTTCCATTTCTTGATGGTTAGACAGACTGCTCATATTCATAGACTTTTATATTCTTTCCACCATTCTCCTCCTCCATGCTTGTCAATGACTGTATCTGTGAGTCAGAAAGCTCCTGAGTTTTCATGGTTGAGTCTTAACTTGAAATTCACTGCCTGACCAAGGAACCTCACAGAGGCAGGTGTTTTTAGTCTAAATTACTATAACCTCCACAACAACATCTCCAAGTACAACCACAGCAATTACAGAAGGAACAATAGCACCACTGGGTATTAAAATCTCAAGTCCATGACAGTCCATAGTTCTTATAGTTCCATATAATTTCAAAAGTGCATATTATTACAAACCAGATGTGGTTGTAATGTATTCTGATAAACTTAGAATGATTTCTAAATAAtgagtaaaaaatacaaatacaaatacattttctgctCCTGTGTGGGTTGATTTTAGCTTGCATGTGAACCATCGTTACTTGATTTTGAAGtacagaaaaatacaataaacaataaaatcacGCAATTGTGGTACAGTAGATTAAGTAAAAGAATGCAAGAAAGGAGGCTAATTAAACAAGCCTCCCTTCTAGACACACTTTATACACTAGCCAACCAGTCTCAGCAAATGAATGTGACTAAGTAGTATTTAAAGCCTTTTTGTTCTCCTAACATCTACCAACTGGGGCGAAGGCAGTGGCAATTTATCTTCACAGTATGCTAAGATTATAACTGGCAAAAGAGGTCTAGTTAGACAAGGGTTCATGACAGTGAGGATTAATGATGCTCTAAGCAAACCTCAGAGCGGTttgtcttacatacagtatgctattgtattttattttttattcacatCTTAAAAACCGTTTGGATTATTAAACCTTTCAATTTGTTTTCcccccatttttttttcatgtttacaGGATTTCCAGTGACAGCAAGACTACAGCTGTTAGTCCAGAGTTCTACCGAAATTAATAATAGTGTACAAGAAGTCTTCCTACAGGAGGTAGGTTCACAGTATTCAGATGTCCTCTTTGCTTCACACTGTGTTGTTGTACAGTCCTGCTTAAGAAGAACATAAGGAAGCTTAGAAACAAAAAGAGCATATTCAACACATCtggatcattttgtttttaatacactATCTCATGATCTTCTCGAGCAATTTTCTGAAAGACGAATGGGTATGAGTTCCAACAGAAAGGCTGGGCAGTTTATtatccacactcccacaaccttttgtgaAAAGAGGTGCCCTCATTTTCAACACTTTTTTGTAGTTTCCAAATGTGCATTCTTATTCTGACCATTTTAATCCTTCTACAAAAAGCATCATGTTTGTTTACCATTATTTTGATCATGTTGTCAGATCTGTCACAAGCAGAGCATAAGCAAATTAAAGCTAGGTAATAAATTTGCCCGCAAAACAGGATAGGAATATTGAGTGGAGTCATGTGTCTTTTCTGTGAGAAATATGGTGGATCAGAAAGGTTAGGCAGTACTTTAAAAAGAGAAGTAATTATAAAATTTACAATACCtcaaaatacacaaaacacatcaaatagTAGGTCCAGAGATCAAAAGATCAATCAAATCTTTATATACTTACTACATAAGGGAATTTAAAATTGCTTACAAATATGAAAAACTCCACTTCTTTTCCTAAAATCCTTTTAGTGTCAAATGTGAAACAACATCAAAACATCTTGTCCCTATTTGTCTCAAAGAATGGGTTCCCTAACACTCTTCTCAAGAGATTGCAGTATGTCCAGTACTCAGCAGCTAGACTAGACCTTGGCAGCATATCACTCCTAAACGTAACTCTACATTGGTTGCCAGTAAACTCACATATTCAATTTAAGATCTTGTTACTGACTTTCAAGGCTCTAAATAATTTTGCTCTATCATAAATCCCTGAACTCCACCATATTTATACTCCCTCCCATAGTCTTCGTTCAGTTGAGGCTGGTCCTTTGCTCACTTTACCAGGACTAAGTCACAGACGTTTGGTGACAGTGCCTTCTCTGTCAATGCTTCAGTGTTATGGAATGACTCAGATTCTTTTAATTCAAATGATTTGACTCTCTTCAATTTCAAGCTCTTAAGTTAACTTTATACCAGGCCCTATGTCTGATTGCCCCAAATCCATCTGTATAAACCTGTATTCTCCTGTTGATTTTTTCTTGTactttttattgtacttttttcttTATCGCTATTTACAGCTTCCTTGGGTTTAGAAAGGTGCTTTATGAATTAAAAGCAACTTTTAAGGTCATAATTATCCTGAACTAGCTTATATTATTACTTCATTTTAAAAGGCTTCTTACACACATTTCTAGCTTTTAATGTCATTGCCTGGActggattatttttatttcgcttttcacaaaaaaagttAATAGCTAGGTTATtcacattttatattataaaaatgttatgttaatAATTAATAGAATGAATAGAATGTTATATAAAAATGACAGTTATGTCACAAAACAAACAATTGTTTTCacataaaaacagaatatttcCATTTCCAATAAGCACACCTTTTAAGttgaatacattgatttaaattaaaacagcttcatgaaaatcCACTAACATAtgtcattaaacattttttgcagcTTAACACGATCATTCAGAAATACATGGAGGGCATGAAGTTTAGCATAACTGTCAAAGGAATAAGAAGAAAGAATAATTAAGATCACAAAGTAAAACATTCTAATGGAGAAAATGCAAGGTATTTCAGCCAATTATAATGTGCAGAAAGTAATATGGTAAGCTAAAGCATATAATATTTATCTATTTATCTCTTATCTCTTAAAAATCTGGTTTCAGAATTTTTATGTTGCTGCTGATGGAcagaataattaaatatttttatttaaaattttcatGCATAATGGACAACGTAGTATAGTTCAATAtagtctgtctgtctggttCTGTTCTTGATTTTCTGGTGTAGTATTTCATGTTCCTGCACAAACCCTTGTCATTATTGATTATTGCACACCAGgcccatacagtatactgtatctcacaTATTGTGTTTGTTTCGAAACAATGTCACTCTTGCATTTTTCTAATACAACATTATAATTCTAGATGTAAACAGCTATTCAAAGATAGGAGGAGGTAGCTTGTCAAGTTGGCATTCTACATAAGTATTGTTTGTTCTCATTGTCACAGTCATTCTTCTCCACACAACCTGtaattctgctttttttctgtcctgTTTCTAAAACACAGATTGTTCAGAACAGCTTGCAAAATGTGCTTGAACATCACAGCCAActtattttttctaatttgaatatttgttttagTTGTGAAATCCTCATAACATTTAAATAAGGGTTAAATatctattttaaaatggatttatgcatttatgttttaacTGCACGGATTGTTAGGTTTAGGTATGTatttaggttttatttttccttgatTTGTCATCTATCCCCACACTAGTGATGTAAATTAGCCTTTAAATAAGATATGTGTAGGATCATggcattttatttcacttagagTTAATTCTTAATTTCCAATAATGGTTTTGTTGCCTTTGCCAAGCAGCAAGATGCCTCTGTTGAAGTGCAGAGGAATGTGGTTTTAGGCTTCTCTGATAAGAGACACTATGAAGCTGTTTGCAATCTGAACCGTCTGATGATATACACTATAAGACAGATGGGCTCCATTGAGTCTGTAGTTTCTTGCCAAGACCATGGGTCCAAGGTCACTGTTCATCACCCAAAGGAAGATCCATCACTGGGGGAGCTGCAGAGTAGGTGCCAGGACTATACTTGGTAGCATCTCAACAACTTACCAACTGTGATATCATACCTTAAAAACTGGCACCCAATTCATTCTTCGTTGCTGAACTCACTGGCTTCTCATTTCTCTCCAACTAAACTGGCAAGAGAATGAGTAAAGTACAGAATTCTGCCCAAAGTATTCttcctgaaacagaagaaatcttgtgtCTGTGAACCCACTATTATTTTCTCCTGATCAAAGAAATAAGACATTTGAACTCTTTTATGTCAACATCCTGAATGTCTGAGCATATTCAGCACCAATCAATAGCAGGGACGAACTGAGTTCTCAGTTCCTCAAAACCTGTCTACCTTGCAGCTAGACCCAAGAAGGCTGCTGTGTGCAGACTATTATTTCTCATTATATGAGACTGATAAAACCTGGAAGGTAGGCCATATCATATGTTATAGTAGATGTGTTTTAACTCTGAAGTTATTAACTCTTTGTAAACCGTGGGTGAAcaatcagacagctgtatcacaGCAGGTTGTTTCACAGATGTATTATATTACGTTAGCTGTTCTTATGCATGTATCTGGTTTAAagcaataaattgtattttgtatatttagaatctgtttgtgagactgtaaattattatgtttgattCCTAAAAGTCTTCAAGTACTCCTGCAATTTGCTGTTACAACTTCTGAtagctacagtaaattaaaaccctCACATTAATACACATGTTTTTGCAATGCATCTAATACCATGCTCTGTATTTGTACTATATCAATGTCAGACCTGTccaaactaaataaataaaccaaCGCAACAAATAACATTCTGTATTGTCCTTGGTCTGAATCTGCTTTCCCTGCCTGTCATAGCCTTTTTTCTTCAGATGTgtgatataaatattcaaactcTACTGAACAAGGAAGAACACAAATTGAATACCTTTATTCcaccattaaaataatattttagaaaatgtgtcaTTATCCACATGCTGAATCCCCAAGATACTGTTAATTACTCATAGTATTGAAGAACAACATTTGGTTTCTATTTCTACAGAGCTCTTGACCAACAAAAGACGAATCAGTTACAGACATCTCTGGTATAAAGGACCAGATTGCAAGTCGTCAAAAATAGAGACATTTAAAGGGGAGATATTCAAACATAAACTTCACCTAATTTAAACCTTGGAACATTTTAGTTTATTGTATTATCCATTTCATGCCCAAAAAACTCCATAATCTCCGTATCTCCATAATTCCACCCAGCCAATCTCAGTGCAGAATATTGCCACCTAGTGATGGATTAGAGACAGCCCTGCTGGTGCGTCAACACAGAATTCTTGCTTCATCCCTGGGAATAATATGCCTCACTGACATCAGTGCTTTCAAGTATATATGTTTGCATGGATCAGAAAACTACACCTCTTTTACTTTTTCTGAGATTGAGTGTGgcatttcagaattgttttgaaGCATACATACACTGTACAATGACCTAATCCAGTCTTGACTGCAGATAtgacgtttgtttttttttttgctgcagatTCTCTCTTTAAGTTGTAGAGTGGCATACTGTAAGTAACCCGATGATGGAATGCCAGTATTGTGTGAATAGGACCCAGAATATAAATAAATGCTCACTTCCAGAAAGGCATGTTTTAACAAATACTGCCCACAAGGTCTGTATAAACATGTATGAAATTatgtttgacatacagtacagtgaactGGTtaccaatttaaaaatataaatttgtaaAAAGTATAAATGTATGCAGTGAAATACAAAACTGACAAAAGGTTATCTTAGACCAAAAAGGTGTTTATTGTGGAGCTATAGCTCTCTGTACGTATGGAATCACCCATCTGGTGCCATCAGATTTCAATATACAGCAGATAGCTACATATCAGTACTGCCTAATATACAAAGTAGGCAAATATGAATGATTATCACATGTTCAATgcaaattattcatttcaaattCTTTGGGACAAAATAGTTGACTCATCATATATCTCTTAATCTTAGATCATTCTTTTATCTTGTCTATGTCCAGAGATGAAGACTGTTcctaaagtgtattattattattaataaatatatttatttctaacTACATGTTAGAAATAACTTAAGCATGTTAATAATAGCACAATCATCTGTAGAGGCAAAGTGCTGATTTTCTTTTATATGGGCAGCAGCATAAGCTGATCTGCTTTGTTCTGTTCAAagtcctgtcctttgatatgcatCAGACATTGATCTGCTATATCCTGTTTATGGTATGTCTGTGGGTGCTGGTCCTGTTTATTGTTATGTATTGTAATTTGCTGGAGGTGCTATACTGTAGCAAGTCAGCTTTGTTTTATCTTAGTATAACTTTGGGTGAAGGCTAAATGAACAGATCCCAGCAATACCTTCCACAATGTGGTTAAGTAGTAATACTGCAATGCTGGGTATATGCAATATTTACGTCCCACTTCATCAGGAAAGGCTGGTAACTCCTCCTTCTGGTGACGCCCACTAACCTGGAGGtgtcagtgaaacacacaccctTCAGCCAGTTCAGATCCATCCTTAGACCAAAGTGTCCAAGGTGATGATGTCTTCCAGAAGGGATgctgttacattattttatttcattttatttgtttttgagctttgtttgttttctggaCAAAAAATAGGTAAGGTGTGATTGTAAGATTTTTATAACTGAAAGGGATGACACCTATTAGAACAGATAATGACGCATAAAATGCATATTGTTATGACAGGTTGgatatttaatgtaaatatatgtGAAACTGTCAGAAACAACTGCTCATTATTACTGATTTTTGCCTGTTCATTCT
This genomic interval carries:
- the LOC107079135 gene encoding receptor-type tyrosine-protein phosphatase eta-like is translated as MLLLVPGSITNLTARDITTSSLLLSWTAPSGNLGSYRVEVSGPTAQSLTVSTSSVQITGLSPGSNYSLQVVAVAADNVTVGSPVSITTFTVPGSITNLTASDITTSSLLLSWTAPSGNVGSYRVEVSGPIAQSLTVSTSSVQITGLSPGSNYSLQVVALAADNINFGSPTSITTFTVPGSVTNLTTRSITTSSLLLSWTAPSGNVGSYRVEVSGPTAQSLTVSTSSVQITGLSPGSNYSLQVVAVAADNVTVGSPVSITTFTVPGSITNLSATYITTSSLLLSWTAPSGNVGSYRVEVSGPTAQSLTVSTSSVQITGLSPGSNYSLQVLAVAADNINFGAPTSITTFTVPGSVTSLTTRSITTSSLVLSWTAPSGDVGSYRVEVSGPTAQFLTLSTSSVQITGLSPGSNYSLQVVAVAADNVTVGSPVSITTFTVPGSITNLSATYITTSSLLLSWTAPSGNVGSYRVEVSGPTAQSLTVSTSSVQITGLSPGSNYSLQVVAVAADNVTVGSPVSITTFTVPGSITNLTASDITTSSLLLSWTAPSGNVGSYRVEVSGPTAQSLTVSTSSVQITGLSPGSNYSLQVVAVAADNINFGAPTSITTFTVPGSVTNLTIRSITTSSLLLSWTAPSGNVGSYRVEVSGPTAQSLTVSTSSVQITGLSPGSNYSLQVVAVAADNVTVGSPVSITTFTVPGSITNLSATYITTSSLLMSWTAPSGNVGSYRVEVSGPTAQSLTVSTSSVQITGLSPGSNYSLQVVAVAADNVTEGAPVSITTFTGFPVTARLQLLVQSSTEINNSVQEVFLQELNTIIQKYMEGMKFSITVKGIRRKNN